From the genome of Leptospira koniambonensis:
CTTAGTAGGAAGAGAGCAGATCCTAAAAGTGCATTCTAGAAAAGTTCCTTTAACAAGCGATATCTCTTTGAACTCTATTGCAAGAGGAACCCCTGGATTTACAGGTGCGGATCTTTCTAACTTGATCAATGAGGCAGCTCTACTTGCTGCACGTAAGAATAAAAAACGTGTAACCCAAGAAGAATTAGAAGAGGCTCGCGACAAAGTGATGATGGGCCCTGAGCGTAGATCCTTCTTCATTTCCGAAAAGGAAAAAGAAGTAATTGCGTATCACGAAGCGGGTCACGCGATCTTAGGAACACTTCTCGCTTATACAGAACCTGTTCACAAGGTAACTATCATTCCGAGGGGAAGAGCATTAGGTCTTACTCAATCTCTTCCAACAGAAGACAAACATATTCATACTAAAGCATATTGGCTGGATCAAATCGTAGTTTGTATGGGTGGTTTCATCGCAGAAGAGTTTAAGTTCAAAATGACTTCTACCGGATCTAGCAATGATATCCAACAGGCTACCAATATCGCGAGAAGAATGGTCTGTGATTGGGGGATGTCCGAAAAACTGGGCACAATCAATTACGGAAGCGGCCACGAAAGTCCTTTCTTAGGAAGAGATATGGGCCAAAGTAATAAGGCTTATAGCGAAGAATTTGCTGCAATGATCGACAAAGAGATCAGAGGGATCGTTCAAACCTGCCTGGATAAGGGTAGAGAACTGGTCCGTAAGAACTCTACCAAGTTTGAAAATCTTGCGAAGGCTCTTCTTGCAAAAGAAACGGTATCTCACGATGAGTTGATGGCGATTGTTCATCCTTCTCATGAAGAAACTAAAAAGAAGGCAGAACGTTCTAGCAAAAAGGAAAAAGCGGGAGAAATTCCAAACAAACCAGCATACTCTACTGGTATTGAATGAAATTCTGGCTTTTTAAGACCGAGCCTGACGTTTTTTCCATAGATACTTTGGCTTCTTCTCCCGGTAAAACAGCGCCTTGGGAGGGAGTCAGAGGTTATGGAGCAAGAAATTACCTAAGGGATGAGATCAAAAAAAAGGATCTCATCCTATTCTACCATAGCAGCACTAAACCACCTCATGTAGCAGGACTTGCAGAAGTAGTCAAAGAAGGTTATCCGGATCATTTCGCTTTTGATAAGAAACATAAGTATTATGATCCAAAAAGTGATCCACAAAAACCGACCTGGTTCATGGTAGATGTGAAATTTAAGGAAAAATTTTCTCGCCCAATTTCGCTAGAAGAATTAAGATCCCACGGGCAACTAAAAGGAATGGTGCTTTTGCAGCCGGGTGGTAGACTTTCTATCCAGCCTGTCAGCGAAGAACAGTTTCATTATATTTGTAAATTGGCCGGGGCAAAAACTCTCCTCGGTTAGGGAGATTTCTGGTGAATATTTTCCGAAAAATTCGGAATATCAGCTTCATTCTGCTGATCCTTATCCTGGGTATAGGCTCTCTATATTCTCAGGAAGATGTTCCCGTTTTTCCGATCTCCGGTTCTATGTCCGGAACTCCTATAAATAAATTTACCTTTATCCGAAAGATACGTCCTGGAGAAGTAAAAACTTCTACTGATCTAGAATCAGGCGACTGGACTAGAATGGAAAAGGACAGTCTCTCCTACAGTTTCACTGATGATCAGTTTTTAATTAAGTTCAAGATACAAGCTCCTCCTAAAGAAGGAACGATCTCCTGGTATTTAGTTTTGAATAACCCAGGAATGGAAAATCTCACAGTATTCAAAAGAGTATGGGGACCACAAGGATGGGCTTGGTCTGAACTTTCCAGAGATATGAGGATGTCGTACATCCAACCTGCATTCTTAATAGAAACTCCTCCAAACAAACAGGAAGAATTTTTAATCCACGCATCTACCAGAAGATCATTGGTTTTGAATTTCCAAGCCTGGGCGCCTAAGGAATTTGCTGCTCATATCCAAATGGAGAATTTGTTCCTAGGGATTTTTTTCGGGGCAATTGGGATCATGTTAGTGTATAACGGATTTCTTGCCTTTGTGGTAAAAGATTCCAGTTATTTCTTCTATGTTTTTTATCTGCTATTCTATGGACTTTGGCAGATGGCAGTCACAGGAGTTGGTGCCCAGTATCTGATCCCAGCTCCAGCAACTTCTTGGAATGATTATCTGACCGGATTTGCATTCTTATCAGTTGCATTCTCACTTTTATTCACTCGTTCCTTCTTACATATGGAAAGAGAGACCGGCTGGAAAAATTACGCTTTCTTAATATTGTCTGCGATTGCCATTTTCGGTTTTATTGCCTCTTTGTTCTCCAGCATTTACGGACCTATGATCTGGGCGGTTTCATGGTATCCTTTTTTGGCCGCAGTGTTGGTGATCTATTCTGCCGCGATCCGTTTAAGAAGAGGATATCGCCCCGCTCGTTATTTCCTATTGGCATGGTCTGTTCTTATTCTTTTTGTTTTGATCACTGCTCTTAGGAACTTGTCCATTATTCAGGATACAGAACTCACACATTGGTCCGCTCAATTCGGCTCTTTGGTAGAGATGACACTTCTTTCTTTTGCTTTGGCAGATAGGATCAAAACATTAGAGAAGGATTCTCTCCAAGCTCGACTGGAAAATTATGAAAGCCAATTGAAGTTAACTGAGATCGAACAAGAGCTTAAGATCGCGAGAGAACTGCAAGAGTCCATTCTTCCAGATCGTTTGCCTGAAGTTAAAAATTTGAAACTTTCAGTGAGAGGGGAGTTTGCGAGTTCCGTAGGCGGGGACTTCTATGATTTTCACCAATTGGAATCCGGTAAATTAGGGATCTTCTTGTCTGATGTTTCCGGTCACGGTGTACCTGCTGCGATCATTTCTTCCATGGTGAAATTGGCCTTTTCCATCGAATCCAGAAAGAACGAAGATCCTGCAGAAGTTTTAAGAAGTATTAATAGATCTTTAAGCGGTAAGTATGGAAAACATTTCATTACCGCGGCTTATCTTATAGTCGATCCCGCAAATGGAAAAGTAACTTATTCTAATGCGGGACATCCTCCTATCGTTGCGATAGACAAAGGATCTGGGGATACTAAGGAAATTTTCCTGCCTGGTTGGATCATGGGAATGGATCCTAACTTAAAAAACTCCGTAGTTGAATTCCAGATGAAACCTGGTGATCGTTTGATCATTTATACTGACGGTATCACAGAAGCCAGAAGTAAAAGTGGAGAAATTTTCGGATTTCAGAGATTTTATAAATTGTTAAGCGAACATATGCAATCTTCTGGAGAAAAACTAGGTGAAGATCTATTTGCTACTGTCAGAAGTTTTACAGGGAACAGAAAACATTTCGAAGACGATTTAACATTTCTCGTCCTAGATTATTTGCCGATCCCTGATGAGAGTGTGATTAAGGAAACTACTTCGAGTTTTTCAAAAAGCTGATCAGCTCATTTGAAACTTGGATCGGGCGTTTTCTGTAACTCTTCTTATAATCTTTTTTATATTCTTTATGACAGTTTTTGCAGGAAGACTCCAAATCTCCTGAAGCAAGAGCTTTATCAGTGATCTCTTTCCATTT
Proteins encoded in this window:
- a CDS encoding PP2C family protein-serine/threonine phosphatase; translated protein: MNIFRKIRNISFILLILILGIGSLYSQEDVPVFPISGSMSGTPINKFTFIRKIRPGEVKTSTDLESGDWTRMEKDSLSYSFTDDQFLIKFKIQAPPKEGTISWYLVLNNPGMENLTVFKRVWGPQGWAWSELSRDMRMSYIQPAFLIETPPNKQEEFLIHASTRRSLVLNFQAWAPKEFAAHIQMENLFLGIFFGAIGIMLVYNGFLAFVVKDSSYFFYVFYLLFYGLWQMAVTGVGAQYLIPAPATSWNDYLTGFAFLSVAFSLLFTRSFLHMERETGWKNYAFLILSAIAIFGFIASLFSSIYGPMIWAVSWYPFLAAVLVIYSAAIRLRRGYRPARYFLLAWSVLILFVLITALRNLSIIQDTELTHWSAQFGSLVEMTLLSFALADRIKTLEKDSLQARLENYESQLKLTEIEQELKIARELQESILPDRLPEVKNLKLSVRGEFASSVGGDFYDFHQLESGKLGIFLSDVSGHGVPAAIISSMVKLAFSIESRKNEDPAEVLRSINRSLSGKYGKHFITAAYLIVDPANGKVTYSNAGHPPIVAIDKGSGDTKEIFLPGWIMGMDPNLKNSVVEFQMKPGDRLIIYTDGITEARSKSGEIFGFQRFYKLLSEHMQSSGEKLGEDLFATVRSFTGNRKHFEDDLTFLVLDYLPIPDESVIKETTSSFSKS
- a CDS encoding EVE domain-containing protein — translated: MKFWLFKTEPDVFSIDTLASSPGKTAPWEGVRGYGARNYLRDEIKKKDLILFYHSSTKPPHVAGLAEVVKEGYPDHFAFDKKHKYYDPKSDPQKPTWFMVDVKFKEKFSRPISLEELRSHGQLKGMVLLQPGGRLSIQPVSEEQFHYICKLAGAKTLLG